CATTATTCGCATGTCATCATATTTAAAAGATGCTACATTAAAGAAATTTGAGTTGCGCTTATTTGAACAATCATTAACAAGCTGATTATCATGTACACATTCCATGACCTGCTTATTAACACCTTCATCGTTTGTTGCAATAAACACGATGTCATAATGACTGATATCCTGTTTTGTAAATGGGTGCTGAATACATTCAACATCCTTCGCCTTTATTTCAGCATCTATCTCTGGTGCCATGACTGTAATAAATGCACCTTCATCTTGTAAGCCGTTTACTTTGCGTTTTGCAATTCTGCCACCGCCTACAATCAGAATCTTTTTATCTTCTAAATTAAGCATGACTGGATACATGTGCATCCTCCTCAAGTTCATTGAGCTTATTTAATACGCCATGTGCCATATTAAAATCTAAATCTAATGTTTCAGTAAATGATATATCGTATCCCGCCTCAATGAAAGGCTGACTCAGTCGTTTAATCTTACGCACGAGATGACCATCGAATAAGAAATATGGCATAATGATAATCTTCTTGGTCTTATCCATCGTCTTCAGCTTTTCCTCAAAACTTAAAGCCCCATACAACATTGCTGGTACTAAGTTCTGTTCTGACGTCTGCTGCATCGTATTTACCATTTTAGTTAGACGTTCATCTGGTTCAGCAAATCGCTTATTACCATGTGCTGTAATCAGTATCGTTTCATCATCAAATTCAGAGATGATGCGTTCACACACCTTGTACACGCTCGGTTCATCACCGAAACAATCTGCTATACGATAAGTTATATGAGGATAGTCCTTCAACACTTCATCAAGCTGTGTTGGAATATCTTCTCTCGCATGCATTGCTGGAAATAGGAGCATCGGCATCACTAAAAATTCTGTGACACCTAGGTCTAACATACGACGCGTAACGATTGGTACATTTTCATCGTCTTTTTCCAGAAATGCTATCTGCTGCACTGTTTCAGGTCGCTTTGATATTATATGGTCTACAAATTCTCTGAAAAGCTGATTTTTATCAGGCATCTTTGATCCATGTGCAATATATATGATTCCTTTCATGTGAGTCCCCCTCAATAAAAGATACATTTACATTATAGCTTATTTAGTTGTGAATATGTTCACATGTATAGATGAATAGGGATTTCCCTATATAATTTATTTTGCAAGTATTTATATATGACGATGCAATTTAATTGTGTCATACAAAAAAGCGAATTGGACAATATGTCCAATTCGCTTTTTATGCTTTCTCACCTACGAGTGTAAATCTTTGATTGATATGCTGTGGATGTTCTATCTCATCCACAAGCGCTGTTACAAAATCATGATAGCTAATATAACTCTCTCCTTGACTATTTACCATTAACTTATCTTTACCTAGTGTGAAGTTGCCAGTCTTCTTGCCTTCCGGATCAAAGAATCCAGCTGGAGAGATAAATGTCCATGTTAAATCTTCGGCTTGTTTAATATCTTCATAGTTTCTCGCCTGACCTTTCGCGGAAGGCATAAAGATGTCGGGTAAATTACCTGACTCGACTAATGTAACTGATTCTGCATCATCTACATATAAACTCCCTGCACCACCGACAACAATAAGTCTCGTATCCGTACCTTTTAGTGCATCTATCAATACTCTGCCTGCTTTAACATGTGCTTCTTCTTCTCCTAAAGGTGCACCAAATGCATTGACGATAATATCAAATGATGATACATCATCACTTCTTAAGTCAAAGATATCTTTTTCAATGACTTTAATTTTTTGTGTTACTTTATGCGCATCTCTGACAATTGCCACAGGCTCGTATCCCCTGCTAATGAGTTCATCCACTACAAGACGTCCTACTTTACCTGTAGCTGCTACTACACCAATCTTCATACTATCACTCCTAAATATTAGTATACTAATTATACTAATATTGACTATATTGTTCAACAAAAAAAGGACAATGATGAACCTTCATCATTGTCCGATCTAATCAAATATTATTTTAAAGCTGCTTTCGCTTGGTTCACTAACTCAGCAAATGCTTTTTCGTCAGAGATAGCGATCTCTGATAACATTTTACGGTTAATATCGATTCCAGCAACTTTTAATCCGTTCATTAAACGGCTGTAGCTGATATCATGTTTACGTGCTGCAGCGTTGATACGTGCGATCCATAATTTACGGAATTCACGTTTCTTTTGACGACGGTCACGGTATGCATATTGACCTGATTTCATTACTTGTTGTTTTGCTACTTTATATAATGTATGTTTAGAACCAAAGTAACCTTTAGCTAATTTAATAACCTTTTTACGACGGGCGCGTGTTACTGTTCCACCTTTAACTCGTGGCATTATAATTCCTCCTTAGAAATATCCTATTATTATTTTACGTACGTTAACATTTGTGCTACGCGTTTTTGATCACCTTTAGAAACTAAAGCTGCTTTACGTAATCCGCGTTTTTGTTTTGTAGATTTGTTAGCAAATAAGTGTGAAGTGTAAGCTCTTGAACGTTTTAATTTCCCTGAACCAGTTCTTTTAACACGTTTCGCTCCACCACGGTGAGTTTTCATTTTAGGCATGTTTTTGTCCTCCTAGTTTTGTTTTTTGTCGACGATTGGCGCTAACATTAAGAACATTGAGCGGCCATCCATCTTTGGTTTTTGTTCAACAGTCGCAAGATCTTTACATTCTTCTGCAAATTTCTCTAATACGCGTTGACCGAATTCTTTGTGCGTAATAGCACGTCCACGGAAACGAATAGATACTTTAACTTTATCTTCTTTCTCTAAGAATTTACGAGCATTCTTAAGTTTCGTATTAAAGTCATGATCTTCGATTGTAGGACTTAGACGAATTTCTTTAACTGTAACAACTTTCTGCTTTTTGCGTGCTTCTTTTTCTTTCTTCTGCTGCTCAAACTTATACTTACCGTAATCCATAATTTTGGCAACGGGCGGTTTAGCGTTTGGCGCAACAAGAACAACATCAAGATTTACACGTTCTGCAATTTCGATTGCTTCGAACTTAGATTTAACACCAAGTTGTTCACCATCATGTCCAATTAAACGTAATTCTTTCGCGCGAATTCTGTCATTGATTTGAGTTTGATCTTTAGCTATGGTTGACACCTCCTATATGATTTACGAAGACAAACAAAAAAGCGAATGCATAATGCACCCGCTAAAAAATAGACATGTCTAACCATGTTATTTAACCCCGTAACTGCAATTGCGTCTGCAGGGCGAGAAGCGGGATGCTTCTACTTGTCCGTTTCGTATTCAACAGACTTAATAATAACAGGGTTATGCTTCGATGTCAACATCTATTTTTTCATATTCGCTCATATCTGTATCTTGTGATAAATCAACTTTTTCCAATGGAATCTTCTTCGTTTTGTATCTTAATTTATGATATAAGAAGAATGCTAAGAAAATCGGGATTCCCATATACGTAATCATAAATCCGTTCAAATCAAAGTTTCCATTTAATATCAGATCCGTATCCTGACCGATAATAACAAAGAGACATAATACAAATGCAAAGATTGGACCGAATGGGAACCACATTGCTTTATATTTCAATACCGATAAATCTTTATTCTGAGCATAAAATGCACGTCGGAATCGATAATGACTTATCGCAATACCGAGCCATGCAATAAAACCAGTTAATCCACTTGCTGCAACGATATATTCATACGCCCCACTCGCGACACGTTCAACTAAGAAGATGATCAGTACTACTACGAACGTCGCAAGTAAACTCGGAATCGGAACACCTTTATGATTTGTTTCTGAGAATTTACGTGATGCTAATCCATCTTTACCCATTGCATATAACATACGTGTTGAAGCGTACATTCCACTATTACCCGCTGAAAGAATAGACGTTAAGATTACGGCATTCATAAACGAAGCTGCAAAGGCAAGTCCTGCATTTTCAAATACTAATGTAAATGGTGACTTTGCAACACTATCTCCTCCCATTAAGTTCGGGTTAGTATAAGGAATAATCAAACCAATGACTAGAATAGATAAAACGTAGAATATTAATATTCTCCAGAATACTTGTTTAATTGCTTTCGGAATTGTTTTTTCTGGTTCTTCTGACTCACCTGCTGTAATCCCTACAAGCTCTGTACCTTGAAAACTGAATCCTGCAACTAAAAATACACCAAGAATCGTTAAGAAACTTCCTGTCAAACCATGACCTACAAAAGGTGCTTCACCCGCTGTGAAGTTTTTAAATCCTAAATACTCTCCACCGAGTATTCCGAAGATTGTCAGTAATCCAATTCCTAAAAATAAAATAACTGTTGCTACTTTAATAATCGCAAACCAGTACTCACTTTCACCATAGACACGTACAGATAACGTGTTTAAAAATAAGATAATGGCTAAGAAGACTAAACTCCATGCCCAGCCCGGCAAGAAATCCATCGGTTCCCAATATTTAATGACACTAGCAGCAATACTGACATCCGCTGCAACTGTGATCACCCAGTTAAACCAATAGTTCCAGCCTAATGCAAATCCAAGTGACGGATCAACAAATCGTGTTGCATAAGTTGAAAAACTTCCTGAAATCGGAAGATACGTCGCCATCTCTCCGAGTGACGTCATTAAGAAGAACACCATAATCCCGATAATTGTGAATGCAAGCAGCGCACCACCTGGCCCTGCATCACGAATGGCACCACCACTCGTCATAAATAAACCTGTACCAATACATCCACCGATCGCAATCATCGATATATGACGCTGCTTCAACTTTCTTTGTACTTGATTTGTACTTTCTGACAAATTAATAACTTCCCTTCTATAAATAAAAATGGATGCACACAATTGTATGCATCCATAAATGATTCTAGTACCATTTAGTAGCGCATCACAATATGTGTGACAGTCTGTTACTTATTCAGTAACAGCCCAGAATTTAAGCTCATACACTTATCTTCTTCGGCATCGCTTCCTTTCTACTGATTTCAACTACGTGTATGACGTATCTATCAGTATACTCTTAAACAATGCGACCTCTACCTCAACGAGGAATATTAAGTTAATGATAAATATACATTACTTATCATCATATTTCAAGCTTATTTTTTTAGACGAATTTCATCTACGATTGACCAGATGAAATCATCACGGTCGATCGTCTTAGATTCCTTCTTACCATATTGACGCACGTTCACTTCATTATTCTCGATTTCTTTATCTCCTACAACAATCTGGTAAGGTACTTTATGCATCTGCGCTTCACGAATCTTGTAACCCATCTTTTCTTCACGGTCATCAATATGACAACGAACACCTTGTGATTTCAGTTCATCATATAGTTTACGCGCATAGTCATAATGAACTTCATTTGAAACTGGAATAATCTCAAGCTGATTTGGTGCTAACCATAACGGATAGGCACCTTTAT
Above is a window of Macrococcoides canis DNA encoding:
- a CDS encoding precorrin-2 dehydrogenase/sirohydrochlorin ferrochelatase family protein, which translates into the protein MYPVMLNLEDKKILIVGGGRIAKRKVNGLQDEGAFITVMAPEIDAEIKAKDVECIQHPFTKQDISHYDIVFIATNDEGVNKQVMECVHDNQLVNDCSNKRNSNFFNVASFKYDDMRIMISSDGASPEKSKALKHKIKALLK
- a CDS encoding sirohydrochlorin chelatase, with the protein product MKGIIYIAHGSKMPDKNQLFREFVDHIISKRPETVQQIAFLEKDDENVPIVTRRMLDLGVTEFLVMPMLLFPAMHAREDIPTQLDEVLKDYPHITYRIADCFGDEPSVYKVCERIISEFDDETILITAHGNKRFAEPDERLTKMVNTMQQTSEQNLVPAMLYGALSFEEKLKTMDKTKKIIIMPYFLFDGHLVRKIKRLSQPFIEAGYDISFTETLDLDFNMAHGVLNKLNELEEDAHVSSHA
- a CDS encoding NAD(P)-dependent oxidoreductase, giving the protein MKIGVVAATGKVGRLVVDELISRGYEPVAIVRDAHKVTQKIKVIEKDIFDLRSDDVSSFDIIVNAFGAPLGEEEAHVKAGRVLIDALKGTDTRLIVVGGAGSLYVDDAESVTLVESGNLPDIFMPSAKGQARNYEDIKQAEDLTWTFISPAGFFDPEGKKTGNFTLGKDKLMVNSQGESYISYHDFVTALVDEIEHPQHINQRFTLVGEKA
- the rplT gene encoding 50S ribosomal protein L20 translates to MPRVKGGTVTRARRKKVIKLAKGYFGSKHTLYKVAKQQVMKSGQYAYRDRRQKKREFRKLWIARINAAARKHDISYSRLMNGLKVAGIDINRKMLSEIAISDEKAFAELVNQAKAALK
- the rpmI gene encoding 50S ribosomal protein L35, producing MPKMKTHRGGAKRVKRTGSGKLKRSRAYTSHLFANKSTKQKRGLRKAALVSKGDQKRVAQMLTYVK
- the infC gene encoding translation initiation factor IF-3, with translation MSTIAKDQTQINDRIRAKELRLIGHDGEQLGVKSKFEAIEIAERVNLDVVLVAPNAKPPVAKIMDYGKYKFEQQKKEKEARKKQKVVTVKEIRLSPTIEDHDFNTKLKNARKFLEKEDKVKVSIRFRGRAITHKEFGQRVLEKFAEECKDLATVEQKPKMDGRSMFLMLAPIVDKKQN
- a CDS encoding amino acid permease is translated as MIAIGGCIGTGLFMTSGGAIRDAGPGGALLAFTIIGIMVFFLMTSLGEMATYLPISGSFSTYATRFVDPSLGFALGWNYWFNWVITVAADVSIAASVIKYWEPMDFLPGWAWSLVFLAIILFLNTLSVRVYGESEYWFAIIKVATVILFLGIGLLTIFGILGGEYLGFKNFTAGEAPFVGHGLTGSFLTILGVFLVAGFSFQGTELVGITAGESEEPEKTIPKAIKQVFWRILIFYVLSILVIGLIIPYTNPNLMGGDSVAKSPFTLVFENAGLAFAASFMNAVILTSILSAGNSGMYASTRMLYAMGKDGLASRKFSETNHKGVPIPSLLATFVVVLIIFLVERVASGAYEYIVAASGLTGFIAWLGIAISHYRFRRAFYAQNKDLSVLKYKAMWFPFGPIFAFVLCLFVIIGQDTDLILNGNFDLNGFMITYMGIPIFLAFFLYHKLRYKTKKIPLEKVDLSQDTDMSEYEKIDVDIEA